In the genome of SAR324 cluster bacterium, the window AGTTCGCGTTGCTGGCATTCTGCAATCAGATCCGCAAATCCAGCACGTTCCTCAATGGCACTGTTGCCGGTCTTGACATCGTGACGGGTCACTTCGATGGACATCTGGTTCCTTACGGCATAGTCCTGCACAGCACTCAACTGGCGAGGGAGTGAATCCCCATCCTTGTTGGCTGCGCTGGATGTTCGGAAATATGCTGCGACTCGTTGCATTGAATGCCTCCATTGGGACTGTTTAAAACAGAAATGATGGCATCCAATATCAGATAATTAATGGTCAAAGTCAATATTATTTGTCAACTTTGTTTGAGCATTATTGACAAAGTATATCGTACTCTGAGACTAGAACCAGTGATAGAGCATTTGACTTCGGATCAAAGGGTCAGTAGTGCAGTGATAATGGATGAAGGTCTTACATCACATTATCGAACATATACCTGCATCACTGCACCCTCCGAACCCTTCCCTTCTGGAGGAAGCGAAACTCGCATTCTGGATCAAAACTCAAAACAGATTCCGATTATTTTGCAATCATTCCTGCTATCTGCTGGTCTTGACTACACTCCATCCCAGTAAACATCTGCATTAACCCTGATCAATCTATCAGACTATTCATCCGTTGCTCCACTATTCCTGATCTACAGTTGTCGAGTAATAGGGGAAAGCCCCTTGCATGACCCACAGTAGAGCTGTGTCGCTTCACCCGAGTACAACTTCGGCCGACCGTCTTAAAAACTGGAGATCCTATGAGATCCAGATCCCTGCCGGCTACCCCTATCCAACTGTTAATTCTGATCTTGGTTTAGTGTTTAAAATAGGCACGGCGGTTTGGGATCATTGATCTCTAAAGTGCAAAAACAAGTGACCACCATTCTAACAATGGAGTAGGTTATGATGAGGCTATTTACTGCTATTTTGTTTTTTACATTAATCTTTGGAGCCCAATACACATCAGCAGCTGATGTGAGTCGTCTCCGATTGATGATTCCAGTTTCAGCTAGTAATGAGGCTGAGTTGGCATCAACCAACACTCAGGAATCTTACGATCCTTCAGGATATAATTTGAACTATGTCACTGGTAGTGGATTGGGGTTAGGCTATACGTCTACCACCATTGTAAATGGTATAAATTATGTGGAATCTACTACCACGATTGAATTCAAATCAACATTTACTCAAACTTTTTTTGATCTTTCCTATACTGTGGGTTCTGAATTAACAGCTCAATTTGTCTTGGGCTATCAGATAGGGCAGTCAGATGGAGAGAGGGAATACTCTGGTAAAAGTGAAACAACAACCGTGGACTCTTACCACGGTTCTGCCTGGGCGATTAATGCTGGCTATGATTTTGGTGGTGTTGAGGCTTTAGTCGGGTACCGCTCTGAATTCACATCTGCAGATATTACAACAGCTGACGGTGTTAAGAGGCACGGTTGGATCAAATCCAAAATTGTTTCAGCTGGATTTGGTTTAACCTTCTGATCAACAATCTGGTGGTCTAAGATTTGATTTTTGGTGGTGCTACCTATCAATTAAATAAGATTTGTTTCTTGATTGCCGATTAGTAAAGATTTGATCTCCTAGTATCATGACTCTTAAAACAAAAATTCACAAAAATAGCCCTGAGAAACCCGATGAAGACTATTGCAAGTGTTAAACTTACCAAGGGATACGATCATTGGAAAAAGTGCATTGAGAGTGATCATTACAAAACTATCCGAGAAAATTACGGAATTAATTTTATTGGTTACGGCTTTCATGAAGAGAGTGGGTGAGTATACATTGTGGAAGATAACGATTCGCCTGATGCTCCTCAAAAAATGTTTGATGCACACCCAACCTATGTGGATGAAGTGGGCATAGATCCTTCCACCGTTATTTTTATATCCCTCGAAGGGTGACAAGCTAATTTTCTGAATTGACTCCAAAGTATTTAAGATTTTGGACAACAGCTGGGATCTAGTTCAACTGGATCACACCTTCCTCTACACCTGCCCGCTGACTAACTCCGGCTAACCACCATCGGATCTTTAATCCGGTAGTCTTTGATTTTAGAACTTTCTACACTATCTCTCCTCCAGTCGTCCTCCCCAAGAACCAAATCATTCGATAGATTCAAAACAAGGTTCAATCAAGATTTTGACAAGATCAAAATCAAAAAGTCATTTCCTCAGCCCAGAGAGAAAAACGTGAAAGCAATCAGATCTTTTAAATTCAAAATATTAGGATGGACTTCATTCTCTAAACGTAAATCAGCAGGCACTCCTCAAAGTGAATCTGCTAGTCCAAAGGTTCCAACTCAACAACAACAGCTCTTGCAGGACATCCAATCTTTATCTGCCTAATATTATTTAATAATAAATATATTTGGTAACAATTGGGGTCTGTTTTGGGTGTTGTTCCATCGGATTCCCTGCAGACCAGATAATCACTGAGTTTTCTGGATTTGTCTAATGTTTACTTTGTGCAAAGGTGAACATTCAAATAGTGAGTGGAGTCAGCACTTAAACTTTGCTTGTCTTTTGACTACCATCTCAAGGATTCTTGGTCAGACTCCAAATCTTGGAGCCATTTCCAAGTAGAAAAATCGAATGATGCAATAACCTTAAGAAGTAGTGCGAGGTCTCATGTCTACAGTATTATCAGCAACCGTTGAAATGAAAGATCCAGAGAAGTTTAAGGAGTATTCGCCCAAGGCAATCGCATCAATGGAGCCATACGGCGGCAAGTTGATGCTACGTGCAAAAGTCGAAAAAGTAATTCACGGCCCTATACCCCATCAAGTTATTGCATTATTTGAATTCCCTGACTCTGCAGCTATTGATTCTTGGTATAACTCTGATGAGTACAAGGCCCTCATTTCACTTCGTGATGAAGCTGCAGTCATTCGATTTGCTGTAGCAGAATCTTTCTGACTGATATCTCAATATTGACTCCACCAGAATGTTAGGTTTCAGAAATACTGTGGAGTCAGTCCCCTATTCCTTCCCACTAACTGATCAGACATCTAATACTGAAAATTGGTGCTGATAATTTAGCCCAGTATTCACCTTATGCTTGCCTTTTGACTACCTTCCAGTTGATTCTCTTCGCGTTGTTCTAATTTTTTAACAACAACCCTTTGGACTCAAACTGATTTTTTTCAAATCGAGCTCAACAAGGAACCTCAATGAAAAAGAAATTCCTCGCAATGATGACTGCAGCCATAATTAGCGCCCCTGCTGTATTTGCATTTCACGAAGAAGATACAGGACATTTGATTGCAGGGATGCCAGTAGTCTTCATGGCTACGGGCGTAAAGTTTACTCCGCAACAACATTCAGAACTGAGAGCGATTGCGCAAACATGGTTTGCTTCTGAATGCTTCCTTTCCCAACGAATGTCCATGGATTTACTCGTGGATGAAGCAGGAAATGGGACACTGGTCATGCGTTGGCCTACTAAGGAATCTTACATCCGTGATCAAAAAGCTGTGCTTGATCCAAAGCACCCAGCCGGAGTCTGTGATGCAATAGCAAAATTCCGGATGAATACAGTCAAACTTTCTGGGGTCAAGCCAAGTGATGTAAAATTTACCACCTTTACATCGGTTGCTACTTCTCCTCGATAACATTTCCTTGGGATCCTAGATTGGATCCCATCTTCCCTTGGCAATATCCCACCGACTGAACTGGTCTTAAGAAAGTAAATACTTGGGAAATAGCGTAGAGCAGATTTCGAAGCAGCACCTCCGCATCACTGGAAGTGAAGGGAGAAGGATGCGGAGGTGTTAGGACAGTAGCAGATTAGAAAAATGTAATATCTTTTTTTATCAAATTAGCGAGCATATCCGAGTTCGTTTTCTTGACTCTGTCTATCTTTGGGTTGATAAGTTCGATTGTGAAGAGTAATCCAGCTCTGAGCTCTGACATTTGCTTGCTTAAATTTCAACAAGGAGTCGCTATGAGTATCTGCAGAACAACAATTCTTGAAACACATACGAAGGAAGATGCTGATTCATTGTTAGCTGACTATATCGAAAACTTTGACTCGATGTTTCCTGAATGCACACTAACCCTTAACTCAAGAATTAGCCCAACAACATTGGTCAGTAATTCAGTTTATTCTGACCAGGCAACGATTGAAAAAACAGGAAATGGAGCCCGCAAGGAATTCGCAGAGAAGCACAAGAATCGCATAAAACAAATGACTACTCATGTTGGAGAGGTCACTCTATCGAAGTAGATAACCATGAGATTGGGTCACTATATCAAGAACAATTGCAGTCAGGTGAAAAAGCCATTTCTTACTAACAACAGCAAAGCGAGATTTGAATGTGACAGCCGAGGAAACCGTCTTGGGAGGTTATGCCGCCTTCGGGCAGGGAAATATGGAAGCCTTTGCAAAGCTTTTCCATCCAGAATGCAAAGTCATTGTAAATGGTAAGCATGCTTTATCCGGCGAGTATGTTGGATTTGATGCGTTCAATGAAGGAAACTTATCCAAACTGAATACTGCCTATCCCGGCATGGGTATGGACATTGAGAAAGTCGTCTCGAATGACTCTGATGTAGTTGTGTTTCTCAAAGTCACTTATCAAAACTCAGTAGCTCGGGCGGTTCATCATTTTGTCGTAAAAGATGGATTGCTGATGGAGTTCAATGTCCATGATGATAGTCAATTAGCAGCTGAGGCGATTCAAATCTAAGTCATAAAAGCTGGATTTGTGTTGTGCGAGTTAACCAGGAGCTGGCTTGATCTGCTCCTTGCTCCTGATCGCATCACTGCACCACGCAAAACATTGCCTCTTGAATGATGCGAATCCAATCCATGCAGAAATTCTTCAACGCACCAAAGCCCACCAACCCAATCTTGAGAGGGTGAGGGAGTCCCCAGCTCATTATCAAAATAAACGATCGTACAATCTACCTTGCTCCTTATCTCGGTAATTCACACACTTCTGAAAAACAGATCCACCATTATATTCTCGGTCCCACGCATTTCTTGATTCACAATTCAGCAAGGCACCACAAGATGCTTGTAAAAATAAGAAACTAATAATGGCCATGGTCACGAATAAATTCATAATATCCTTGCCTTGATTTCTGTGATGGTGTGGCCCACCAACCTAATCACTCGTAATCTTCCCAGTTCCAGTCTTGGCCTTCACTTGGATCATAATCCAAAAGTTCTCTGACAACTTCTTGTCGCAATATCTTTCCTTCTCTGACATGAAAGGTGGACATAACTGCAATGTATCTTAGGTCTGTCTCATTAAATTTTGAAAACCATCGAGTAACAACAATCTCCTCATTTTCATAGAGAATTTTGCAAGGCCCAGAAGCGACCATACTCGACATTGTTTTCATTAAAACCTTTTCTGATTCAAAATTTGCCTCTAGCTCCATCCTATGATCCAAGCATAGATATTCAGGGCGTATCATTTCCTCAATCAATGAGTAGTCACCACGAAAACCGAGCCACCAAGCAGTGTCTATTTGTTCTCCTTTCGTCATTACCTCTCCTTATGCTGGTGTCCATGATTTGATTCCTGCGATGGTGTAGTCTCCCCAAACTAATCACTCGTAATCTTCCCAGTTCCAGTCCTGATTTTCTGCAGGATCATAATCCAGATATTCAACTACACTTTCTTGAGTAATAATTTTGCTGTCTCTGTAAGTAACGGCATTAATAATTGCCACACACAAATTCTCTCTTTCTAGCAGTTTCGAATATCGATGAATGCATAAGAATTTTTCACCTTCGTAGATCGTTCTGAAAGGGCCAATTTTGATACTGTTAGAAAAAGTAGAAATGATTGCTTTATCTGAATCAATATTTGTTTCAATTCCAAATCGATGGTCAATAGCTTTATAATCTGGATGATAGATTTCATCTACTAGAGAAAAATCACCTTTAAAGCCCAGTCTCCACGCTTTTTCAAACACTTCTGCTTTAGTCATTTTACCTCCCTCATGCTGGTATTCGTGATTTGATTTCACTGACGGTGAATCTGACTAGCTGCTTCCCTCTGAGTTTCTGCACTTCAGCATCGAACAGGATGCTCTCTAAAACATCCGGTCGATGCTGGATCTTCTGATGAATAGAACTAAGAAGGTAGCCAAAAGTTCTTGGTTCTGCTCCCTGAGTTCTTAGGAAGTAGGCCCAGGCACCTTTTGAGACTCTCTGCTGATCGTAGAGATAGTCCACAAAAGACCTTTGCTTCACGCCTTGCGTTGAATTCTTTTCTACAGGGTTCCCCTGTATCTCCGGTTGTTGTCCAGAGTGAGACACTAAATAGGGATGCTCTGTTGGATCCTTCTTTGGCAGGAGCAGGATGAGTTGCCTGTTCTGCTTCCAGGATCCATCTGCCTGACGTTTTGGAGGTCCAGTTATCCGTTTGAGGAGACCCAGTCTCTCCAATTGCTTCAGGGTTCTCTGTACGGTTGCTCGACTGACGTGGCCCCAGAGCTCAATCAGGTAATTGTCGGCAAGTCGAAGGCGGAGACTTTTGCGCCTGAGGAAGACTTGGATCAGTTTCTCGACACGAAGGATCAGCAGCGATGGTAAAGAATTTACCCACTCCTTGAGTCGACGGTAACGATTTGCCCAGAGTTGGCGCTTTCGAGGGGATTTTTGGGAACTGTGTCGTTGATGGAGTTGGATCTGTGGCATCCTGCCTCTTCTTCAAGTTGGTATGAAGAAGAGGAAGCAGTCATGAAATCTGGCTACACTTTTCATTTCCGTGAAAATTAGATGATGTTTTCATGGAAAACTTGAAATGTTGGTGCAGATATTTCATGCTTTCCAGCGAACGCCTAGTTCACTGGATTAGCCGGCCTTTCAGAATTTCAGTCGCCAAACTTTCGATTCTGTCTGTGCCGGTTGCTTCCTCTCCTGAAATTGCCTCCCCAGCGTCTCGCTAGTTCAGCTTCAGTTAAGAAACCCGTCTAAATTTTTCTTCGTCTATCCAATTCGTGCCTCTCAGCAGCTTTCTGGTTCTCGAGTTATCGCTTCATCCGGTACATGAAGTTGGCAATGTATTTAGTTGAGGAGCATTGCCACCGGACAACTGAGAGGCGTTAATCGTCCACCTCTCAGCGTGTATCTGGCTCAGTCCCCGCAATCTTCAGTGCTGCAGAAATTTGTTTTTCCAGTGATGATGAAAGCCACTGCCCTCCGTGACTGATTGCCGCATAGAATAAAATCCCGACAATTGCAGCTGCGGACAGCAGCCGTAGTCCTACAAATCGGCCACCACGTTGCTTTCTAGCAGTTGGTGGCGGTTCTTCCGGAACTTTGAATTCCTCAGCTGGTGGCCTGCTATAGATCTTTTCCTTGCTTGCTGATTCAGTTGTCTCAGTCTTTGTGTACTCCAGCAATCTGAGTCGATCATTCTCATGACGTAAGTTCTGAACATCCTTCTGAACGACCATTAGCATCTGCTGATAATTTTGCCGTTCTGTTGCAACCTCGTCCTCTCTCTTCTGTCGATCTGCTCGTTCACTGGTCAGCATTTCCCTCAAGTGGCCGATCTCACTGGACATGCGTTGGACCAGTTCCTTGTAAGGTTCTGAGGAAGATTCTGACAGCTCTGCGGAACGTTTTGCTTGTTCTGTAGGTCGTCCCAATGGTCCTGAAGGACGTTCTGGGTCGTTTTCTAGATCTAGAGCGGGATGAATTGCGTTCTGAAGGATTTGGAGTTGGGCGTCATCAATCATTCTTGACTTGCCCTGCTGGAAGGGTTCTACCCCTGTCTGTGTCAGCAAGGAGTATAATCTCGTCTTGCCAACCCGCAGATCTCTTGCTGCTGCAGTGATGGTTCTCATGTCGACCTCCATGTCGTTCTATAGTACGACCCAGGTCGTCCGCTGGGCCTTTACAGGGAATGGATTTGCATAATCCACACAAACTATGGGCTAAATCAAAAAAAGGGCGTGATGACGATTCTGGACATCTTCAGATATGGAATTTTTCCATTTTTTCGGGGATGGGGTCGAAGTCTTTGAAGTATGGGGTACGGAGGGGGGTCGGGAGGTCTAACTGTCTGCAGTATTATCGGGTGCTGGTTTTGGCGAGATGGGGGGTCTTCCTTGGCTGAACTTTAGGAATCGGCTCCATCACGAATTATTGCAGAGTCGAATTAATCTTTGCAATTTTTCTGATGATGTCTTAAGAGAGGTTTTTCTCTATTAGTTGGGTATCATCACAAGAATCATTTCATAGAGGTAACATGACCCCTTGGGAAATTCATGGCTATGAAGTAGCCAATTGCAATTGTGCTTATGGTTGTCCTTGTCAATTCAATTCACTTCCTACAACAGGAACATGTGAAGCCGCAGTGGGGTTTAGAATTGAGAAAGGGTTTTACGGTGATGTAAAACTTGATGGCTTAACTGCTGGAATGACAGCTAAGTGGCCCGGTCCCATTCATGAAGGAAATGGAGAAAGGCAGATCATAATTGACAAAAAAGCCTCACCCGAGCAACGCACTGCCTTAGAGAAAATACTCTCTGGTGATGACACAGAACCAATGGCCACAATTCAGTGGGTCATCAATGCAATGACTTCGACCCATCATGAAACGCTTTACAAGTCGGTCCAGGTTAATGGCAATATTAGCGAAAGAACTGGACGTGTAGTTGTTGATGGTGTTTTCCAAGTGGAGGCAGAACCAATCAAGAATCCTGTAACTGGTGATCCTCACAGAGTAAGAATTGATAATCCCAATGGTTTTGAATTCACTATCGCTGAAATGGCAAGTGGCACTACAAAGACCTCTGGAGGTGATATTGATCTACCTAATAACGATCAGACACACAGTCACATGTGTGAAATTCATTGGAACAATTCGGGAGTGATTCGAAACTAGTTCAGGTTGGTATTCCATTATTGGAAGTGTAGTGATGAGTGAGCGTACTGGAATTGAGAGGCTACTAGCTAGAGATCGGCTAATCATCAGCATGGCAATGCTTGCAATTTTTCTGATTGCAGCTGTTTACACACTGATGGGGGTCGGTATGTCAATGTCCGCTGTAGAGATGACATTTGGTGCTAGTGAAATGCCCATGCAGGATATGTCCTCTCGTAGCTCAGGCTCATCAATGATGGAAACGCCTTCTAAAGACATGCTTGACGGTGGTATGTCTTCCATGATGATGCCACCGGTTTGGTCTGCTAGCTATGCAGCTTTGGTGTTTCTAATGTGGTGGGTCATGATGATTGCGATGATGCTGCCGAGTGTCACATCAATCATCTTGCTGTATTCCACTTTGATGAGACGCTCGAATCACACTCAGAATCCCTCCATTTTAGCAGTAACTTTCTTGGGAGGTTACCTCGCTGCTTGGGCATTTTTCAGCCTACTGGCAACTCTGCTACAATCAGTTCTGGAACTGAGAGGCTTTGTGTCTCCGATGATGATGTCACTGACAAGTCAGATCATTGGTGCAGGGGTGTTGATTGCAGCTGGGCTATATCAATTCACACCCGTGAAGGAATCTTGTCTGCAACACTGTCAAAATCCAATGAAATTTCTTACAGAGAAACGCCGACCAGGTTATGGAGGTGCTTTCCTGATGGGGGTTGAACATGGTGCATTTTGCCTCGGATGCTGCTGGTTTTTAATGGCACTCTTGTTCGTTGGAGGGATCATGAACCTCTACTGGATTATAGGCCTGACAATGTACGTGCTGCTTGAAAAGTTAATTCCTACTAGAAACTTAATCAATATCGGGAAAATTGCGGGAAGTCTACTGATCCTGGGTGGAGTGGGAATCATCATCAATGGCTTTGTGAACTAGGATGATGATAGCGATGAAAGGTATGAGGGTGTTTGGTGATACACTCTGGATGGAAATTAGCAAAACAGATTAGTCAGCCTGGCTGTTGGTATCAGTACTGTTGAATAGTGCTGGAGAGGTCAACCCATCTGCACCAGCACTACCCCGATGATCTTGGCGGGATGGGGGGGGTCTGGTTCTTCTTGCTCTAGCCTGGCCCGCGGTGCCTCCAGTCGATTTTCCATCCTCAGCAGTCTTGCCAGTACCCCCGCTTTCTGGTCTGTTTGCAGCAATCTCTGATCGCAGCA includes:
- a CDS encoding DUF1330 domain-containing protein; the encoded protein is MSTVLSATVEMKDPEKFKEYSPKAIASMEPYGGKLMLRAKVEKVIHGPIPHQVIALFEFPDSAAIDSWYNSDEYKALISLRDEAAVIRFAVAESF
- a CDS encoding nuclear transport factor 2 family protein — translated: MTAEETVLGGYAAFGQGNMEAFAKLFHPECKVIVNGKHALSGEYVGFDAFNEGNLSKLNTAYPGMGMDIEKVVSNDSDVVVFLKVTYQNSVARAVHHFVVKDGLLMEFNVHDDSQLAAEAIQI
- a CDS encoding DUF1326 domain-containing protein — its product is MTPWEIHGYEVANCNCAYGCPCQFNSLPTTGTCEAAVGFRIEKGFYGDVKLDGLTAGMTAKWPGPIHEGNGERQIIIDKKASPEQRTALEKILSGDDTEPMATIQWVINAMTSTHHETLYKSVQVNGNISERTGRVVVDGVFQVEAEPIKNPVTGDPHRVRIDNPNGFEFTIAEMASGTTKTSGGDIDLPNNDQTHSHMCEIHWNNSGVIRN
- a CDS encoding DUF2182 domain-containing protein, with product MSERTGIERLLARDRLIISMAMLAIFLIAAVYTLMGVGMSMSAVEMTFGASEMPMQDMSSRSSGSSMMETPSKDMLDGGMSSMMMPPVWSASYAALVFLMWWVMMIAMMLPSVTSIILLYSTLMRRSNHTQNPSILAVTFLGGYLAAWAFFSLLATLLQSVLELRGFVSPMMMSLTSQIIGAGVLIAAGLYQFTPVKESCLQHCQNPMKFLTEKRRPGYGGAFLMGVEHGAFCLGCCWFLMALLFVGGIMNLYWIIGLTMYVLLEKLIPTRNLINIGKIAGSLLILGGVGIIINGFVN